A genome region from Triticum aestivum cultivar Chinese Spring chromosome 2B, IWGSC CS RefSeq v2.1, whole genome shotgun sequence includes the following:
- the LOC123043571 gene encoding senescence associated gene 20 → MMRLLTGSSSPSSSSSFRFEPRSVDAFGSTVIAEGVSAAGEDTKAAYWVHAWTVGSDGVITQLREYFNTDLTVTRLAAAAASKCVWQSRRPDRARNSLPGLVLAL, encoded by the coding sequence ATGATGCGCCTCCTCACCGGCTCCagctccccgtcctcctcctcctccttccgcttCGAGCCGCGCTCCGTGGACGCCTTCGGCTCCACCGTCATCGCCGAGGGCGTCTCGGCCGCCGGCGAGGACACCAAGGCGGCGTACTGGGTGCACGCGTGGACCGTGGGCTCCGATGGGGTGATCACCCAGCTCCGCGAGTACTTCAACACCGACCTCACCGtcacccgcctcgccgccgccgccgcgtccaagTGCGTCTGGCAGAGCCGCCGCCCCGACCGCGCCCGCAACTCCCTCCCcggcctcgtcctcgccctctAG